AAAAGACGGCGAGATATTCGGCGTTCTCGGCGAGAGCGGTTGTGGAAAGACGACGCTCGGGCGCGTGATCAACAGACTGGAACACGAGCAGAGCGGGACGATCGAGTTCATGGGCGGGACGATATCCGGCAAAGAATACAGGAAGGATCGCCATTTCAGAAGAAGGATGCAGATGATATTTCAGAACCCATACGACTCTTTCGATCCACGGGTGATAATATACAGAAGCATGGACCTGCCCATGAAGATAAACGCGGTCGAGTCCGACGGCAGGAAGAGGCTGGAGAGAATAATCGAGACGATGAACCACGCCAAACTGACACCGGCCGAAAGTCTCCTCACCAGATACCCGCACGAGTTAAGCGGTGGCCAGCTCCAGAGGATATCCATAATACGCTCGATGCTCCTCAATCCGAAGTTCATAATCGCCGACGAATGCGTCTCGATGCTCGACGTTTCTGTGAGGGCCGGCGTTTTGAATTTGCTTCTAACGATTCAAAAAGAGCTGAAATCTTCGATGCTCTTTATCACGCACGATATCTCCGTTGCAACGTACCTATGTCAGAGGATCATGGTCCTCTACGCCGGAAAGATAATGGAGATAGCCTCGAGCGACGATATTCTCAAAAACCCCCTTCACCCCTACTCGAAGGCGCTCGTGTCTTACTCGCCGACCATAAGCAAGGAAGAGAAGATGAGATACACCATAACCGGGGAGGTGGTGACTCCGATCGATCCGCCCCCGGGCTGCAGATTC
This portion of the Mesotoga infera genome encodes:
- a CDS encoding oligopeptide/dipeptide ABC transporter ATP-binding protein, which encodes MDKDILQVKDLVKYFPVRKFGKKQYVKAVDGLNFSIKDGEIFGVLGESGCGKTTLGRVINRLEHEQSGTIEFMGGTISGKEYRKDRHFRRRMQMIFQNPYDSFDPRVIIYRSMDLPMKINAVESDGRKRLERIIETMNHAKLTPAESLLTRYPHELSGGQLQRISIIRSMLLNPKFIIADECVSMLDVSVRAGVLNLLLTIQKELKSSMLFITHDISVATYLCQRIMVLYAGKIMEIASSDDILKNPLHPYSKALVSYSPTISKEEKMRYTITGEVVTPIDPPPGCRFASRCPIAKEECTEREPELRYIANDRQVACHFV